The segment AGAACGGGCGTGAGATTAGGTCGCCAGGCCGGCCCGTGCTGGGATGTCTATTGCATCCttcaaaataacaataaaccATTGTTTCCATAATAGCAGCGTAGCTTTAGCACATCTGTCTATGAGGCCGGACAGCGGAAGCACACGTCCCTTGCTGCAATTTTAACTGTCGGTATTATTTAGCGCAGACGTTGGTTTCTCCACTCAGTTAGGCACAATGATTGGGCATGGTATGTCGCCAGACAAAAAGAGCACGGAACATgcacaaaactcatcattaaATGCAATAGAACATGGGGTACCTTTTATGCTTTGAATTATTTACAATTAAAGCTCGTTTTGCTGCGATCGGTTAATagatgagatttttttttgggtttggtAAATATTGTGAGAATCTTCAATATATGTGCCATCAGTTTTAGGAAAATgctgaaaaaataattttaattgacGAGGGTCGTACTGTGAGCGCATACCCACACAGCAATTGTAAGTAACGattatattttctaatttctagGAACTCATTTTAAGCGTAAAATTAAGTTTAAACCTCATATAAATTTATAATAAGTTTACCAATTGCGCCGAAAGGTTCTAAAATTGTGTAAATATACCGTGCTTATACCTATATCCCACAGCTGTTACTATATCTATTCTATTGGTTCAAGTTCAATTTTAGCCCTGCAGGTAGTTTTACTTTTTGATAATATTGAATTTTGGACTAAAGGGCCATTTATGAGAGTCACAAAGTTGGTATTATACAAActttttaatgatttctttatctttttcgGATCATAATGAAAAATCAGCATTTTTGTTTGACTAACATAATATCGGCCCTGATGTGAGTAAATCACAGCCAAATCGTCTTGATCTGAAAATCGTTCGGGAAGGTAAAtcgattttgattgattttgatctgtcatcataattttataaaatacgCAATTACTAAAAACGCAAATACTTCATAAAATTGTCCCCATTGGTAAGTTATGTTGATTAAACATTGTAAAGAGACTGAATTTAAACATTGTGTGTGAAATTTATTTGGTGTTGTCTTTCTACCAGCAAGGGTCATAatgtaacggtttttattcaaatcgaAACTCCTTTATCTTTTTAATTACTTGTAGAAAAAATCTGAAAAATACATACAAGACGTGTAATATACAGTTCTTAAAACTACTAAAGCCATTTTACTGTAAAAAATTGTAAAGTactgaaaataatatttttttatatattgtattttttttttttcaaaaaatccTGTCAACTTTGAAAAGCTGTAACTAAAAACCGGTAGCGAGTTGAAACAATCTCTGCACAGTTATGGAAACTGCATttgtttattcaattttcttcaaaatacTGCATCGATATTGGATTGcgcattcaaaagttataagcCTCCAAAGTCGCTGGCTACTCCGGGTACCCCGACTTCctggaaaatgttttttttttttcagttgtCAGTAACAGGGAGCCATTAGTACAGGTAAtccccgagatacgcggtgTTTTAAACTTGACAGTTCTTAAGGCAAATTcgactaatttgacacatcgATTTCTGGTCgaatgttatatttttttaaaaaatggttGAAAATTGCAATAAACTGTCAGAACTATATCAAAAGATTGATTTATTGGCTGAAGCCTATAAATGCCATGCAAAGTAACACGAAAGTTAGGAATATTCTGACTGGGAAAGCAGCATGTCGTGGCCATGTTTGAGGTTTCCATTAGTGGCGTATCTCGGGCGTCGCCTGTTTTTGCTAATGTCAGGTCGGGAAACGTCAAAGTTGCTCCAGCATTCCTCATCTTCATACACCTTGTTAAAGTGTACGCGaaagacaaaataaaataaccggcacaacaacaaaccagtGGAAAAGCGGAAAATCACGGCAAACATGCCAGAAACGATGCTTGCCCGCATCCTAAAGCCACAAAGCTCGGTGCGGTGTGTTCCGTCCCGGCTGGCGATCGAGAGGTTGTTTGGAGTCGCGGCCGCGGCGTTCCGTGCTTCTGTGCAGCAGTACGACATCCGACCGCTGAATCTGTCTCTCGCGGGAACGGTCGGCACCAATACTAGCAACGCCGGCCCGGTTCCGAAGGTAGGCCGTTACTGCTGGTCGCGCCGATGTGCGGTCCGCACGCATTCGCGTTGTTTACAGCGTCTCCCTCACTCCTCCCGGGCCTTCCCTTCCCTATCTCCCTCCACCCCCCACCATCGACGCGCTCCATCGCGTGGAGccgttcactttttttttgttctctcccGACCCTGAGCAGCTCACAATCTCCATCTTTCTCGTTATTCATCTCGTTACATTCCCAACGTACAGTCGCCCGAGTACCGCGTGCACCGAACCGTCCCGTATCGAACCTACGCGAGTGCGGCCAttatcaaaaagaaaaagatggtAAGTGTCACCGTTTGACCTCTTTGCTTTTTAGTCTTTTTTTGTGAGTTTGTATGCTACTCCCGATGCCAACAGGTGGCTGAACTAACCGTTGCCGTTTGGCTGAAAATaactaaattatttcttttttgttgccatttttgtGTCGCATTCCTCTTTCTCCCCTCCTAGCTTGCTAAACTGACCGAAGCGCAGCGTACGGA is part of the Anopheles gambiae chromosome X, idAnoGambNW_F1_1, whole genome shotgun sequence genome and harbors:
- the LOC1271804 gene encoding pterin-4-alpha-carbinolamine dehydratase, with the translated sequence MPETMLARILKPQSSVRCVPSRLAIERLFGVAAAAFRASVQQYDIRPLNLSLAGTVGTNTSNAGPVPKSPEYRVHRTVPYRTYASAAIIKKKKMLAKLTEAQRTELLTPLFAAGWTMVKDRDAIYKEYLFGDFNEAFGFMTRVALKADKMDHHPEWFNVYNKVQVTLATHDCAGLSERDVKLAQFLDQAAAVAK